The following nucleotide sequence is from Salvelinus namaycush isolate Seneca chromosome 23, SaNama_1.0, whole genome shotgun sequence.
cattgtatcacaattccagtgggtcagaagtttacatacactaagttgactgtccctttaaacagcttggaaaattccagaaaatgatgtcatggctttagaagcttctgttaggctaattgacataatttgagtcaattggaggtgtacctgtggatgtatttccaggcctaccttcaaactcagtgcctctttgcttgacatcatgggaaaatcaaaagaaatcagccaagacctccacaagtctggttcatccttgggagcaatttccataaTTTGtgggtgtaacggcagtctagctcttcctcctcctcagacgaggagaggcgagaaggatcggaggaccaatgtacagcgtggtaattttccatgatttaattaacacaaagacaagacactatacaaaacaacaaacgtactaaccgtcacagtcccgtgtggcacaaacactgacacaggaaacaaccacccacaaaatcacaacacaaaacaagccacctatatatgattctcaatcagggacaacgattgacagctgcctctgattgagaaccatattaggctgaacacagaaacagactaactagacacacaacatagaattcccacccagctcacgtcctgaccaacactaaacaagtaaaacacataagaacactggtcaggacgttacagtacccccctcctgaggtgcggactccgaacgcacccctaaaactcaagaggaggttctgggtgggcatctgtccgcggtggcggctccggcgcaggacgaggacaccactccaccactgtctttgtccccctccttagcgtcctttgagtggcgaccctcgcccccgaccttggtctaggcaccttcaccaaggcccccaCCTGctttaggagacagctcaggacagagaggtagctcaggacagagaggtagctcaggacagagaggtagctcaggacagagaggtagctcaggacagagaggtagctcaggacagaggggcaactccggactgagaggtagctccggacagagaggcagctctggactgaagggcagctccggctggcggctctggcagttcctgactggctggcggctctggcagctcctgactggctggcggctctggcagctcctgactggctggcggctctggcagatcctgtctggcggacggctctggctgctcctgtctggcggacggctctggctgctcctgtctggcggacggctctggctgctcctgtctggcggacggctctggctgctcctgtctggcggacagctctggctgctcctgtctggcggacgggcagctctgacggctcgggacagacggacagctctgacggctcgggacagacggatggctcagacggcactgggcagacggatggctcagacggcgctgggcagacggatggctcagacggcactgggcaggcaggcagctcagacggcgctgagcagacgagcagtgcaggcggcgttgggcaggtaggcagctcagacctgctgaggcgcacagtaggcctggtgcgtggtgccggaactggtggtaccggactggaaacacgcacctcaaggctagtgcggggagcaggaacagggcacactggactctcgaagcgcactataggcctggtgcgtggtaccggaactggtggtaccgggctgagggcacgcacctcagggcgagtgcggggagaaggaacagtgcgtacagggctctggagacgcacaggaagcctggtgcgtggtgtaggcactggtggtactgggctggagacacgcacctcaaggctagtgcggggagcaggaacagggcacactggactctcgaagcgcactataggcctggtgcgtggtaccggaactggtggtaccgggctgagggcacgcacctcagggcgagtgcggggagaaggaacagtgcgtacagggctctggagacgcacaggagagctggtgcgctgagctggcacaggacgtgcagggctagggaggagcacaggaggcctggtgcgtggtgctggcacagtcttcaccagacagctagcacgcacctcaggacgagtatggagagctgactcaggtgacatcaaatccccgacatgttccgtcgggcggatgtcgtgcctcatgcaccaaaccagcaaacccctcatttctctctcctccaatttccccattagatccttcacagtctctacttcgctcacctccaatatcgCTCTCACCGGCTCTGGATCCATCCctggctccttacggtaagcagggggagttggctcaagtctcctacttgacccagctacactcccttttatccccccccccaagaaatttttgggtgagcctctcgggcttccagccgctctgccttgctagcgcctcataatgccgcctctccgcttttgatgcctccagctccgctttggggcggcgacactcctctggctctgcccagggtccttctccatctagaatctcctcccatgtccatccctccttgtaccactgctactgtcgctgctgcccgtttccacgctgcttggtccgggtttggtgggtgattctgtaacggcagtctagctcttcctcctcctcagacgaggagaggcgagaaggatcggaggaccaatgtacagcgtggtaattttccatgatttaattaacacaaagacaagacactatacaaaacaacaaacgtactaaccgtcacagtcccgtgtggcacaaacactgacacaggaaacaaccacccacaaaatcacaacacaaaacaagccacatatatatgattctcaatcagggacaacgattgacagctgcctctgattgagaaccatattaggctgaacacagaaacagacaaactagacacacaacatagaattcccacccagctcacgtcctgaccaacactaaacaagtaaaacacataagaacactggtcaggacgttacagtgggcagatctgaaaaagcgtgagcgagcaaggaggtctacaaacctgactcagttacaccagctctgtcaggaggaatgggccaaaattcacccaacttattgtgggaagcttgtggaaggctacccaatacgtttgacccaagttaaacaagtgtaaggcaatgctaccaaatactaattgagtgtatgtaaacttctgacccactgggaatgtgatgaaagaaataaaagctgaaataaatcactctctctactattattctgacatttcacattcttaaaataaagtggtgatcctaactgacctaagacagggaatttttacttggattaaatgtcaggaattgtgaaaaactgagttttaaatgtatttggctaaggtgtatgtaaacttctgacttcaactgtacatacatgtgTTTGTGGGAGATTAGTGAGCACATGCGAGTGATAATGGACAAGTGTGTGTCCCGCACACTTGGTCTCAGAGCATGCCTACCCCTGGCACATCCTCGGCTCAAGAGGGTTGGCAGAGAAAACACACCAGGCATTGCcttctgtgcgtgtgtgtttgtgccacTGGGCTTTCCCTAGTTTAGCAGCCACGTGGGTCCTCTTATGTAAACTGCTGGGCTACTGTTTGAACAGGGCACTCAAccgctcctctcgctctctcccatcCCAAGTTCTTCCCGCTAATTCGGCCTGAGAaaaccagaccacaccacacacacacacacgttcatgcatgcacacacacacacacacacacacacacacacacacacacacacactcgagtTCACGCCTTCACACACAAACATTCCCGCCTTCACACACATGTTCACACATAGAAATTCTTCCCAGTAAGAGACTAGTGGTGGCGGTGACATACTTCCGACATCCATCCGCACGCTGCTATAAAATCAACACGGCCTGTTTGTTGTGGTTCATCCATAATATATAAAGTTCCTGTTTATATCTAGGCTATAGCCTATAGGGTAGAGTGAGAAGGATAGTGAAATACACTGACAGCAGTGGAATGGCATTCTTTTTCTACACAGGCCTTTAGGCTACTGTAAATAATCAAGCAAAGTCCTATTTCAGCAGCTCATGTTCATTTATACTGTTGTTCATACTGCTGACACAAGGCCACATATGGGGAAAGCaatggggggaaaaaacaggCTTTGCACTCCCCAGGCAGGCATGAGTGAAAATGTTCATGTGTGTAAACGGCGGAAAAGGACCACATTACGTCATCTGTCTTTTTTTGTGCGTGGCTCCGGGATTTACAAACGCATTGGCATTACTGAATCCCTGTTGTAATTGACGGTGAGTCACGTGACCCACCGTAATCTCGCACAGAGAAAAATAGAAACCGTCAAAGGGGTTCAGAAACAGCGGAGGCCAACCGTCTGGCGTTAATTCTAACCGTGTTAATTACCGTTGGAGCAGCTCGACATAGCCGATTGACACCTCCACCTGTGTGATCCGCTATATATAGACAATGTCGATTATATGTCTGGCTGCGTTGGAATCAGGGGATGAATGGCATTGACTGCGCCTCAATGTAACACTGCAATTAACACACACGAACAATTTAAAGTCCTGTGAGTGATGCAAGACATTAAGTAAATTCACAATCCAGTGTTTTGGATTAGTCAAGAAaggtgacatcattttctggaatccCCAAATATTGGGTTTGCTTTGATCCCAGAATAACGCGTGCGTCTAAACCACATCAACGCTTCTGAACTGACGCAAACATAGCAACATTGTTTGAAGTTACTCTAGCTAACATCCTGGAGCACAGGATGAAAATATGTGTGATTATGTGGACAGTATTCTGTCCGATTAGTGAAACTATTGAGGAACGGTCGTGATTTCTGTGGGATCTGAATAATGGCAATGCTAGGCTAGCTTTTTCCCAAATCGTAGCAAGCTACTATAGTCATAAATAGTCTACATAGTTATAGCTAAATAATAACATTGTAATTACCCTGAGTTCGTCTCTCTCGGCTTCCCAGCGATATTTCTCGGCCTGGAAGCGTCCCCATTCGAACTGGATAAAGTGCAAGATCCCAGGAAGCGATAGGCCTGCGTCGCCGTCTTGCGGTTCCCGAGGCTGCGACGATCCAGCCATCGCCCCGGCTACTGATGCCGCGGCGGCCGCTTCTGTTGTTGCCTGCCCGAGTACCGATTTCGGCCCGTTCGGATTGCGCCCCACACCGCTGCCTCCAGAGTTCTGGTTCGTTCCCCCTGCTACTCCGCCGGATCTTTCCGCCTCCATTTTAGCGCTCTCGCTTTCGCCAGGACAAGGAGGTGGAAACAAGCAGCGATAATAATAATAACCCAACCCTCACAAACCCAGCACTAGCACTCGActcttctttcttcctctctctaaaGAGCAACTGCAATAACTCATGGAGAAAGGGTGCCAAAAAATGAGCTAAGAGCAAATCTACTACAGCTTCGACGGGAATCTTTTTTTCCATGAGTGGTAACCAGGGACGTCGTTCCTGCCATATTGTGATCTCACGCGAGCTTCCTGTGATAATTTCCAGAAACAGCAAAGCAAGGGTACAATGTTACAGACCGCGGTATTGAAATTAATCTAAATGTCTCAGTATATGAACACTATTTGAGTTAATTTGTCAGTATAATATTAGTATTTTACACTGTAAGTAAGAGCTATTGAACTGGTGGTGTCTCCATGTTGTGCTTAGCTCAGCCACCTCTGCACACAGAGAGCGAATTCGATGTACGGGCGTTATGGTTTGTATGCTCTGTCTTATTCTAACGATTTGGGGAATGTTAAGCTAAATGACGGGGAGAACATGATTCACATTTGAAGACCGATTGAGTTCTGCATATGAAGCTTTTAGAGGGGTCATGGTGTGGCCTTTATGAAATGATGTAAATTAAATGATTCTGTGGTTATTTATCATGATAAAATCATTTTTTTGAGAATGGTCGTGGTTGCATTGGTTCCATGGTTGCATAGAAGCCATGCAGCATCGGTGTAGTCTACTGACAGCATTAAATGACAGAATAAAAAAGTATTTTGCCTTATGCAGACAATTCTAGGCACTATTACTGCTGTAGCAATACTTGATAGCCTACGGTACCTATTCTAGAAGGGAGCATAGGCCTATACTCAAATGGAGCATCAATTTGAAGGATCTCTGTAGCTCATTTGACTGTAATTGATAGTCAAGAATACAATCTAGGTCAAAGTATTGGCTGAAGAGAACTGGGGCAATCCAGTCCATGTATGGGAGACACACTGCACCTAGTCCCTTGACGTTTGAATATAATGTAATAAACTAGACTACAGCCTCTAAAGCCTATCACAGCCATCTGAAGTGCATTTTTTTAGGACTCATTTTAAAATCACGTTTTAAATCCCTGTGGTGTCTTCTGTGTATTTCAGCTATTCCAGCAGCTGGCCATTATTATCCCGACGCACATAGGCTGTAGCTCTTTACTGATGGGGTCCTGATGTTTATGGACAGGCTTTCTGAATAGAGAGCTCCATCCTATACCTTTCCCTGAGCCAGACGAGCGCAGCAAGAGGTGCCATGCGGGTGAGTTTCTGCCAGGGCCTTCTGACTGGAGCCATTGTTCTGAACCTGCTCATCCTCTACTATGTGTCCCGAGCCCAGCAGCAGATGATGGAGAAACGCCGGGACCCAGGAAGGGGCTCCAGGAAGGCTGCTTTACCTGCGTCCGGGCTGGGGGGCGGCATGGGGAGCCTGGTGGGGGTTGGCGGGGGGATGGTTGGCCCTGGAGGTGTCGGGGGAGAGGGGAACAGCCGCGGCCCCCGTGTGACTGTCCTCCTACGGGAGTTTGAGGACTTTGAGAACTACGTCGGTGATGTGGCACGCTCCTTCCTGCACCAGAGACCTGAGCTGCCCTTCTTGGCTGTGTCTGACACCCCGCCctatccccctctgtctctccccgaGGGGGCCCATCTCCTGGTGCTCTCCCCCAGCCCAGAGCAGCCTCCACAGGCCCACCGGCCAGAGTTCCACGTCCAGACCGAGTTTGTGCTGCTGGTGCCTGACGGGGTGGAGCTGGAGCAGGGCCGGGCTGTGGAGAGGCTGATCCGGGAGCTGGAGGGGGAAGGTGGGGGGCCCGTGAGGCTGGTGGCGGCCCCCGTGTTGGCACGCTCGGCCGTCCAGTGCCTGCACCTGCGGGTCAGTCTGAGAGAGTGGACAGCCACCTACACCCCTGCGGCGTCTGGGAGCAGTGGTAGCGTGTGTACAGCCCTTCAGGGGGACGCGGTGGTCCTCATCCGCTCCGAGGACCTCTTCAACCTGTCTGTCCCACTGGGGAGGCCCTTGCTGCCCTCGCTCTTCATCCAGACCTCCCTGCATGGCTGGAAGGTCAAGCTCCTGGAGAGCCCCTGCTTCTCCGCCAGCCACCGGCCTCTCTTCAGCTCAGCCCACAACCAGTGGAAGGCAGACAGCCATCTGAAGGAGGCCACTAGCCGGCTGATGAGGAACTTTGGGCTGAAGCGTCTCCTACTGGCTGATGGGAAGGAGCAGTGGCACGGCTGTGGGAAGGAGATGGCGCGTTGCTTCGGTACGGTCCGAGACGACACCCCTGAGTACCTGTACCTGGATCGCTGGACCCCTCCATGCTGCCTCCGCGCACTACGTGAGACCACCAAGTATGTGATCAACATCCTGGAGAGCTCCGGGGTGCGCTACTGGCTGGAAGGAGGCTCCCTGCTGGGGGCGGCCCGCCACCAGGACATCATCCCCTGGGACTATGACGTGGACCTGGGCATCTACCTGGAGGACGTGCCCAACTGTGACTACCTGAAGAACCTGGACTCTGGTTCTCTGGTGGACGCTAACGGCTATGTGTGGGAGCGGGCAGTGGAGGGGGACTTCTATAGGGTGCAATACAGCGAGGCTAACCACCTCCACGTGGACCTGTGGCCCTTCTACCCGCGGAACGGCGTCATGACCAAAGACACGTGGATGGAGCACAAGCAGGATGTGGAGTTCCCCGAGCACTTCCTGCAGCCGCTGGTGCCAATGCCGTTCGCCGGCGTCACCGCCTACAGCCCGAACAACCACCGCGCCTTCCTGGAGCTCAAGTTCGGGGAGGGGGTCATCGAGAACCCCCAGTACCCCAACCCTACCAAGAAGAGGCTGGACAGGAGCCGGCTGTGAGGGAGGGGTGTGGCTGGGACCTTTGCAGTTTTCATGTGGCCCACCAAAAGGACAAAACGATTCTAGCCACAACCCAAAACATATTGGTAGCAATCCGTGATTGGGTCACAAGTGGGTATCCTTTGAGAATAACTGTCCTTAAGGATGCCAAATGCACTGATCAATTAAAACTCCCTGAAGGGAAGTGGTTTTAAGAGAGAACAGACACTACAGCCACACTGATGCAATGACacaagttttattttatttactgccTGCCTTTATTATCTGTCTTTAACACAATATCCTCATCATGGGTGAAGCAACGGACTGCATGTTACGTCATGAGGCGTGACTGACTGACCTCTGTCAGAATGTGTCTGTCACtactactgagactgtagaacagagcctgtattcataaagcgtctcagagtaggagtgctgatctaggatcaggcccccgtcatccatgtaatcttattcttTATGATCGAAAAGGCAAAAccgatcctagatcagcactttatggaacacaaggGGACTGCTGCTGATCTACATGACAGGTCAACTGAAGACTCCTTGCAGAGGTCCATTATTCTGTATAAGCTATAAGTTAAGTATAGAGACAGAGTATTTATACATTCAAAACGGTATTCTGTTGCACATCATTTTCCGGTACATAAATGACCAGGTATTTAGTAAGAAATTCTATGGTAAAATGGTAATTACACAGAAATTGTATATTTATTTTCAAGATTTTTTGGGCACCATTGGGTACAAGGTGGTTATGAATTGTTTTGAAATCTTTGATGTAGTACCATAAAGTATTAGTTGTTATTACCACAGTTTTCTAGTAATTATCAGGTGATCATCAAAGTGCTACCAGATATTCAACGGCATATACACCACAATATCAGCTGCTGTTAAGCAATATCTGACACAATCAGTGTTTAAAGCTGTGTTATTATTGATATTAGGAATATACATGTGTTGGTCAATTCTGTCCTAAAGCTAAAGATGTACTCCATGAAATATATGTGTGGATTTGTTGCACTGATTCACTTTCTTATTTGCAATTTGTTTACTTCATGTTCAGGGTACAACATGTATGACTTTTGACCTTTTGAACTGTCAACTGATGCCACTGGTTAGGCCTTGGCATGTTCCATCAGCATGACGATTTTGGCTGTCCATTTCCCAGTGGTAAAATAAGGAGCTTTCTCTTCAACTCTGACTTGGATATTCATGTCATGATGAAAGCTCCATCAGTCCATTCACGTGCATTCAAATCCCAGGTATGAATTATAAAAAACGGAACTATCCAATATACTAAATGAAATGTGTGTGTCATCTGTTGAATGTTGCTGTCACATTTGTGTCCTGCCTTGACTGGAATGTATAAAGTCATCTGAATTGCGAGTGAAAGACTGATATCTGATAGGTGCCACTTGTTTGCGCTTGACCTATCGTTTTACAAGTGGGGGGAAATGCACAAAAGAACTCTTGCTGTCAATGTGTGTCACTCCATTTCATGtactgaagaagaaaaaaagaattaTAACACTACTGTTATTTGTGTTTCGTCATTTGAGGTTTGTGGATTTGATGAGACAACGTTGTGTACATTCCAGTGTTTCGGGAATAATTTAAGAAATTCATTTACCAGGAGGGCTGAAAGCTGTCTTTGGGTTTGACAAAAATAGAATGATTTAGTATGCAACTCCCCTGTTTCACCAGCAGGTGGCAGAAGAGCCTTAACATTTGCACCGCTTCCTTGGCCACGTCTAACCACCTCTGAATGAGAGACGGCATGTAGTGGACATTGAATGGGTAACTTGTGAATATTGCCGTGGTAAAGTCACTAGCTTCAAATTCCCCCAGACAAAATACATCCAACTAAATTACATTTCTGAATCCTACATTGATTAGCTAAATCCAAGTACAAGAACACCTGAACACATTTCAGTGAACTGAAAATACTTCCCTCCGTGCTTCCCCCTCTGCATGTAAAGTTGAACCACTGGCTGAATTCAATTGGGAGGGGTGTAAAGTTACCACATTGCTAACAGAACAAGGTCTAATAGGAGACCTAGGAATGTCAATATAGAAAGATTTACCCTAAATGTCCCCAGTTGTAAAACCTAATGCCAGCTATTCTTCCACTAACGGGTCCATATAGCACTGAACCTCATAATAGGATATGAACCCTCTCAACAGCTTTTAGTGTGGGATCAATAAGTTGGGCACTTTCccaacttgtgtgtgtgtgtactgtctcCACAACCCAGGTAGGCGATGTAATATTGTAATGTTGGTgactgcattgtgtgtgtgttgggaaagGTCTATATTTtacttattttatttcacctttatttaaccaggtaggcaagttgagaacaagttctcatttacaactgcgacctggccaagataaagcaaagcagttcgacacataacaacagagttacacatggagtaaaacaaacatacagtcaataatacagtagaaaaataagtctatatacaatgtgaacaAATGacgtgagataagggaggtaaaggcaataaataggccatggtggcgaagtaaatacaatatagcaagtaaaacactggaatggtagatttgacagtagatgagtgtgcaaagtagaaatactggggtgcaaaggagcaaaataaataaataaatacagtaggggaactgttgtttgggctatttatagatgggctatgtacaggtgcagtgatctgtgagctgctctgacagctggtgcttaaagctagtgagggagataagtgtttccagtttcagagatttttgtagttcgttccagtcaacCGGCtccagagaactggaaggagaggcggccaaaggaggaattggctttgggggtgacaagtgagatatacctgctggagcacgtgctacgggtgggtgctgctatggtgaccagcgagcagagataaggcgATAGCCAGGGGCATGTCTGAAGTTCCATTAGAATGAATAGAAGCACATGTCTCTCCGTCAACATCTCATGGAGGCAGGACATAGCACCAGGTAGTCTGTGTAATATGTTCATTCATGGGCATCGCTATTAACTACAACCTGACAAACTTGTCTTGTCCGGAGGGCCTAGTCACAATGTGTCATAGTGtatacactgattgtacaaaatGCCCgaggctgaccaggtgaatccaagtgaaagctatgatcccttattgatataactgaaatccatttcaatcagtgtaggtgaaggggaggagacaggttaaataaggatttttaagctttgaggcaACGGAGACATGGATTgcgcatgtgtgccattcagagggtgaagtgcctttgaacagggtgtggtagtagatGCCAGACACACCGGTTTGAGTTTGAGACataagccaacttgacacaactgtgtgaagcattggagtcaacatgggcccgCATCCCTTGGGAAATGCTTTGGACACGTTGTAGAGTCcacgccccgacgaattgaggctgttctgagggcaaaaagggttgcaactcaatattaggaaggtgttcctaatacaTCAACCTTTGTAATATTTATATACACAGCCATTACCATTAGATCTTCTGTTTCTCCGTTGGTATAGCATGGCGTTTGTAACGCCATGAtaatgggtttgattcccagggCTGTAAAAAGAATACGCGCATGACTAAggcgctttggataaaagcgcctgctaaatggcatagattatacactgctcaaaaaaataaagggaacacttaaacaacacaatgtaactccaagtcaatcacacttctgtgaaatcaaactgtccacttaggaagcaacactgattgacaataaatttcacatgctgttgtgcaaatggaatagacagaaggtggaaattataggcacatttgtggcctgctggaggtcattttgcagggctctggcagtgctcgtcattgcacaaaggcggaggtagcggtcctgctgctgggttgttgccctcctacagcctcctccacgtctcctgatgtactggcctgtctcctggtagcgcctccctgctctggacactacgctgacagacacagcaaaccttcttgccacagctcgcattgatgtgccatcctggatgagctgcactacctgagccacttgtgtgggttgtagactccgtctcatgctaccactagagtgaaagcaccgccaacattcaaaagtgaccaaaacatcagccaggaagcataggaactgagaagtggtctgtggtcaccacctgcagaatcactccttttttgggggtgtcttgctaattgcctataatttccaccttttgtctattccatttgcacaacagcatgtgaaatttattgtcaatcagtgttgcttcctaagtggacagtttgatttcacagaagtgtgattgacttggagttacattgtgttgtttaagtgttccctttatttttttgagcagtgtagtattattatatattatttagaaatatgAAATAAGATGCAAAGTCAACAAGTGAATattaataaaaaaacatattttatttctAGAAATAATGGAGTAATTTCAGAGCAAAACCGTGGTTCTCTACAGCTCTAGCAACTATGTCATCATGTACGACGGTGACTGACTACGGTGACTGACTACACATCCACCATCACCACACATACAGCCGTAcacacgctgacacacacacatacataga
It contains:
- the LOC120018396 gene encoding fukutin-related protein-like, which produces MRVSFCQGLLTGAIVLNLLILYYVSRAQQQMMEKRRDPGRGSRKAALPASGLGGGMGSLVGVGGGMVGPGGVGGEGNSRGPRVTVLLREFEDFENYVGDVARSFLHQRPELPFLAVSDTPPYPPLSLPEGAHLLVLSPSPEQPPQAHRPEFHVQTEFVLLVPDGVELEQGRAVERLIRELEGEGGGPVRLVAAPVLARSAVQCLHLRVSLREWTATYTPAASGSSGSVCTALQGDAVVLIRSEDLFNLSVPLGRPLLPSLFIQTSLHGWKVKLLESPCFSASHRPLFSSAHNQWKADSHLKEATSRLMRNFGLKRLLLADGKEQWHGCGKEMARCFGTVRDDTPEYLYLDRWTPPCCLRALRETTKYVINILESSGVRYWLEGGSLLGAARHQDIIPWDYDVDLGIYLEDVPNCDYLKNLDSGSLVDANGYVWERAVEGDFYRVQYSEANHLHVDLWPFYPRNGVMTKDTWMEHKQDVEFPEHFLQPLVPMPFAGVTAYSPNNHRAFLELKFGEGVIENPQYPNPTKKRLDRSRL